One Peribacillus simplex NBRC 15720 = DSM 1321 genomic region harbors:
- the rnpM gene encoding RNase P modulator RnpM, with product MNSRKKIPMRKCVATGEMKPKKELIRIVRSKEGEVSLDPTGKKSGRGAYLTLDRDVIELAKKKNVLANHLSTQIDSSLYEQLLELVNKEKN from the coding sequence ATGAATAGCCGAAAAAAAATCCCGATGCGTAAATGTGTGGCTACAGGCGAAATGAAGCCGAAGAAAGAACTCATACGCATCGTTCGATCTAAAGAAGGGGAAGTCAGCCTTGATCCGACCGGAAAGAAATCGGGAAGGGGAGCTTATTTGACTCTTGATCGGGATGTTATCGAGCTGGCCAAAAAGAAAAATGTGCTGGCTAATCACCTTAGTACCCAAATCGATTCTTCCCTTTATGAACAATTGCTTGAATTAGTGAATAAGGAGAAAAACTAA
- a CDS encoding YlxQ family RNA-binding protein → MTQQQQWMSLLGLANRARKLISGEELVVKEIRSGNAKVVILSADASKNTEKKISDKCAFYQVPLKRVESRSMLGHAIGKDARVAVAVLDEGFAQKLRTLLD, encoded by the coding sequence ATGACCCAACAACAACAATGGATGTCTCTATTAGGTTTGGCCAATCGAGCACGCAAGCTAATTTCGGGTGAAGAATTAGTGGTTAAAGAGATTAGAAGCGGTAATGCCAAAGTTGTTATTTTATCCGCGGACGCTTCAAAAAACACTGAAAAAAAAATATCTGATAAGTGCGCATTTTATCAGGTTCCTTTAAAAAGAGTCGAAAGCAGGTCAATGCTCGGCCATGCGATAGGTAAGGATGCTAGAGTTGCCGTCGCAGTTCTGGATGAAGGTTTTGCACAAAAACTCCGAACGCTGCTCGATTAA
- the nusA gene encoding transcription termination factor NusA: protein MGNELLDALYILEHEKGISREVLIDAIESALISAYRRNFNQAQNVRIDLNLGKGTMRVFARKDVVDEVFDSRLEISVEEARAIDPNYQLEDIVEMEVTPKDFGRIAAQTAKQVVTQRVREAERGIIYAEFIDREEDIMTGIVQRQDSRFIYVSLGKIEALLPVNEQMPNEQYKPHDRIKVFITKVEKTSKGPQIFVSRSHPGLLKRLFEIEVPEIFDGTVEIKSVAREAGDRSKISVHSDNEEVDPVGSCVGQKGQRVQAIVNELKGEKIDIVKWSENPVIFVANALSPSKVLEVIVKEEEKATTVIVPDYQLSLAIGKRGQNARLAAKLTGWKIDIKSETEAREAGIYPVEEQEFLLSRDSYVTEEETDFEEDNE, encoded by the coding sequence ATGGGCAATGAGTTATTGGATGCTCTCTATATTTTAGAACACGAAAAAGGAATTTCCAGGGAGGTTTTGATCGACGCGATTGAATCTGCCCTTATATCGGCATATCGCCGTAACTTTAACCAAGCACAAAATGTACGTATCGACTTGAATCTTGGTAAAGGAACTATGCGTGTATTTGCCAGAAAAGACGTTGTTGACGAAGTGTTCGATTCGCGTCTGGAAATTTCTGTTGAAGAAGCAAGAGCAATTGATCCCAACTATCAGTTAGAGGATATTGTCGAAATGGAAGTAACACCTAAGGATTTCGGCCGTATTGCTGCACAAACAGCAAAACAAGTCGTTACTCAAAGGGTGCGTGAAGCGGAACGAGGCATCATTTATGCCGAATTCATCGATCGTGAAGAGGATATCATGACTGGCATCGTTCAACGCCAGGATTCCCGATTCATTTATGTCAGCCTAGGTAAAATCGAAGCTTTGCTCCCGGTGAATGAGCAAATGCCGAATGAACAGTATAAACCTCATGATCGCATTAAAGTTTTCATCACTAAAGTTGAAAAGACTTCCAAGGGCCCGCAAATTTTTGTATCCCGTTCACATCCTGGCCTTTTAAAACGTTTATTCGAAATCGAAGTGCCTGAAATTTTTGATGGAACAGTAGAAATTAAGTCAGTTGCCCGCGAAGCAGGCGACCGTTCAAAAATCTCCGTGCATTCCGATAACGAAGAAGTCGATCCTGTCGGTTCCTGTGTAGGTCAAAAAGGTCAGCGCGTTCAAGCCATCGTCAACGAATTGAAAGGTGAAAAGATCGATATCGTTAAATGGTCGGAGAATCCGGTCATTTTCGTTGCGAATGCTTTAAGCCCTTCAAAAGTACTTGAAGTTATTGTTAAAGAAGAGGAAAAGGCGACGACTGTAATCGTTCCGGATTATCAACTTTCCCTGGCAATTGGTAAGCGTGGACAAAATGCCCGTTTAGCTGCCAAGCTTACAGGCTGGAAAATTGATATCAAGAGTGAAACGGAAGCCCGCGAAGCTGGTATTTATCCTGTGGAAGAACAGGAATTCCTTTTGAGCAGAGATAGTTATGTTACTGAAGAGGAAACAGATTTCGAAGAGGATAACGAGTAA